Proteins encoded within one genomic window of Candidatus Brevundimonas colombiensis:
- a CDS encoding heparinase II/III family protein, with protein sequence MSPLGPFAPRGQDAGLDVASGQIPGLPGAPVRTPVRAGDTTAGPGLWPAIAGRLATRQLWIELYGLPGYGLTLKGRKVSAFAATPRDFRPHDPAPGRNVLAGRFMLAGAAMEVEPSGDPWNRPSPSRPFAVELHAFAWLPALMAQGDRGAREGLRLTLAWANAFARWSPFAWGPEILARRVVNLACAARRMGAVATETERLILADSLARQTRQLLRPPGGLASRAERLTAAAIGGCVLAGPAGQGLRRRALGSLDGALKTTVQEDGGHASRSPEAGLELLLDLLTLDDALSQLSEPTPEGVSTAIARLTRGLRVLTLPDGRLASFQGGGASSAERVGAARAHDEEAETPSPDGKVAGLTRIASPLLTLMADTAAPAAGAWGAAACAQPLALEIACGKDRLVTGSGWTPAATDRQALRLTPAHSTLTLGERSLNEPLSGWKSDLLGARLVGPPIHVTADRREGDGAVWLEMEHDGWTELFGLNHQRRLYLDQRLDELRAEERVFPTPGRKEMVRQIAAPYAIRFHLEPGVQASLARDRRSILLRGASGRGWWFRTDGPDVAIEPSVHIDAGLTRRSLQIVVRGSARTDSETKIRWKLSPAGASGDPG encoded by the coding sequence ATGAGCCCGCTTGGTCCCTTCGCCCCGCGCGGCCAGGACGCCGGTCTGGACGTGGCCTCGGGCCAGATCCCCGGCCTGCCCGGCGCGCCGGTCAGAACGCCCGTGCGCGCGGGCGACACGACCGCCGGGCCGGGCCTGTGGCCCGCCATCGCCGGACGTCTGGCGACGCGCCAGCTGTGGATCGAGCTTTACGGCCTGCCGGGCTATGGGCTGACGCTGAAGGGGCGCAAGGTCAGCGCCTTCGCCGCCACGCCCCGCGACTTCCGCCCCCATGATCCCGCGCCGGGTCGCAATGTGCTGGCGGGGCGTTTCATGCTGGCCGGCGCCGCGATGGAGGTGGAGCCGTCGGGCGATCCGTGGAACCGGCCCAGTCCGTCCCGGCCGTTCGCGGTCGAACTGCACGCCTTCGCCTGGCTGCCGGCGCTGATGGCCCAGGGGGATCGCGGCGCGCGCGAGGGCCTGCGTCTGACCCTGGCCTGGGCCAACGCCTTCGCGCGCTGGTCCCCCTTCGCCTGGGGGCCGGAGATTCTGGCGCGCCGGGTCGTCAATCTGGCCTGCGCGGCGCGACGGATGGGCGCGGTTGCGACCGAAACGGAACGCCTGATCCTGGCCGACAGTCTGGCGCGCCAGACGCGGCAACTGCTGCGTCCGCCCGGCGGACTGGCCAGCCGGGCCGAACGGCTGACGGCGGCGGCCATCGGCGGCTGCGTCCTGGCTGGACCGGCGGGGCAGGGTTTGCGTCGTCGCGCCCTGGGTTCATTGGACGGCGCGCTGAAGACCACGGTCCAGGAGGACGGCGGCCATGCCTCGCGCAGTCCCGAGGCTGGGCTGGAGCTGTTGCTGGATCTGCTGACGCTGGACGACGCCCTGTCGCAGCTGTCCGAGCCGACGCCCGAAGGCGTTTCAACCGCTATCGCCCGCCTGACCAGAGGCTTGCGTGTCCTGACCCTGCCCGACGGTCGGCTGGCCAGTTTCCAGGGCGGGGGCGCCTCAAGCGCCGAACGGGTCGGCGCCGCCCGCGCCCATGACGAGGAGGCCGAGACGCCTTCGCCGGACGGCAAGGTCGCCGGCCTGACCCGCATCGCCAGCCCGCTGCTGACCCTGATGGCCGACACGGCCGCGCCGGCCGCCGGGGCGTGGGGCGCGGCCGCCTGCGCCCAGCCGCTGGCGCTGGAGATCGCCTGCGGCAAGGACCGTCTGGTCACCGGCTCGGGCTGGACGCCGGCCGCCACGGACCGGCAAGCCCTGCGCCTGACGCCGGCCCATTCGACCCTGACCCTCGGCGAGCGGTCGCTGAACGAACCGCTCAGCGGATGGAAGAGCGATCTGCTTGGCGCGCGCCTGGTCGGACCGCCGATCCACGTCACGGCCGACCGCCGGGAAGGCGACGGCGCCGTCTGGCTGGAGATGGAGCATGACGGCTGGACCGAACTGTTCGGCCTGAATCATCAGCGCAGGCTCTATCTGGACCAGCGGCTGGATGAGCTGCGCGCCGAGGAGCGAGTGTTCCCGACGCCGGGCCGCAAGGAGATGGTGCGCCAGATCGCGGCCCCCTACGCCATCCGCTTCCATCTGGAGCCAGGGGTGCAGGCTTCTCTGGCGCGGGACCGCCGCTCGATCCTGCTGCGCGGCGCGTCCGGCCGCGGCTGGTGGTTCAGGACCGACGGCCCCGATGTCGCCATCGAACCCAGCGTCCACATCGACGCCGGCCTGACCCGGCGTTCGTTGCAGATCGTGGTGCGCGGTTCGGCCCGCACCGACAGCGAAACCAAAATCCGCTGGAAGCTGAGCCCGGCGGGCGCCAGCGGCGACCCAGGCTGA
- the purH gene encoding bifunctional phosphoribosylaminoimidazolecarboxamide formyltransferase/IMP cyclohydrolase yields MPAAPDFPPAPDRVKPQRALISLSDKAGLEDAARTLHDLGVELVSTGGTRAAIEKLGLPVKDVADLTGFPEMMDGRVKTLHPVVHGGLLGVRDAADHAKAMTDHDIGGIDIVWIDLYPFESTVAAGGSFEAAVENIDIGGPAMIRSGSKNHGYVAVAVDGESIGLILEALKADGSTDLALRKRLAARAFGRTAAYDAAVSGWFAGQVEDAAPARKSIAGSLAQTLRYGENPHQTGAFYRTGERRPGVAYAQQVQGKELGYNNIADADAAYELVAEFEQPAVVIVKHANPCGVAVGKDLSEAYARALECDAVSAFGGVIAVNRPLNGEDARAITGIFTEVVIAPGADEEAKEVFAAKKNLRLLITDGLPDPHGPGEVFRSVAGGFLVQSRDRSLIKPSDLKIVTKRQPTPTEIQDMLFAFTVAKHVKSNSIVYAKDGQTAGIGAGQMNRRDSARIAAIRAKEAGEAKGLARSLAEGSACASEAFFPFADGLLEAVAAGATAVIQPGGSMRDAEVIAAADEKGIAMAFTGVRVFRH; encoded by the coding sequence ATGCCCGCCGCTCCCGACTTTCCGCCCGCCCCTGACCGGGTCAAGCCGCAACGCGCACTGATCTCTCTGTCCGACAAGGCCGGGCTGGAGGATGCGGCGCGCACCCTGCATGATCTGGGCGTCGAACTGGTCTCGACCGGCGGGACGCGCGCGGCGATTGAGAAGCTGGGCCTGCCGGTCAAGGATGTGGCGGACCTGACGGGCTTTCCCGAGATGATGGACGGGCGGGTCAAGACCCTGCACCCCGTGGTCCACGGCGGTCTGCTGGGCGTTCGCGACGCCGCCGACCACGCCAAGGCCATGACCGACCACGACATCGGCGGCATCGATATCGTCTGGATCGACCTCTATCCGTTCGAATCCACCGTCGCAGCCGGCGGATCGTTCGAGGCGGCGGTCGAGAACATCGACATCGGCGGCCCGGCCATGATCCGTTCGGGATCGAAGAACCATGGCTATGTCGCCGTCGCCGTGGACGGCGAGTCGATCGGCTTGATCCTGGAGGCGCTGAAGGCGGACGGCTCGACCGATCTGGCGCTGAGGAAGCGTCTGGCCGCCCGCGCCTTTGGCCGCACCGCCGCCTATGACGCCGCCGTCTCGGGCTGGTTCGCCGGTCAGGTTGAAGATGCGGCCCCGGCGCGCAAGTCCATCGCCGGATCGCTGGCCCAGACGCTGCGCTATGGCGAGAACCCGCACCAGACGGGCGCCTTCTACCGCACGGGCGAGCGTCGTCCGGGCGTGGCCTACGCCCAACAGGTGCAGGGCAAGGAACTGGGCTACAACAACATCGCCGACGCCGACGCCGCCTATGAGCTGGTCGCAGAGTTCGAGCAGCCCGCCGTGGTCATCGTCAAACACGCCAACCCCTGCGGCGTGGCGGTCGGCAAAGACCTGTCGGAAGCCTACGCCCGCGCGCTGGAATGCGATGCGGTCTCGGCCTTCGGCGGGGTGATCGCGGTCAACCGCCCGCTGAACGGCGAAGACGCCCGCGCCATCACCGGCATCTTCACCGAGGTCGTCATCGCACCGGGCGCGGACGAGGAGGCCAAGGAAGTCTTCGCGGCCAAGAAGAACCTGCGCCTGTTGATCACCGACGGCCTGCCTGATCCGCATGGTCCGGGTGAGGTGTTCCGTTCGGTCGCCGGGGGCTTCCTGGTCCAATCCCGTGATCGGTCGTTGATCAAGCCGTCGGACCTGAAGATCGTGACGAAGCGCCAGCCGACGCCGACCGAGATCCAGGACATGCTGTTCGCCTTCACCGTGGCCAAACACGTCAAGTCCAACTCCATCGTCTATGCCAAGGACGGTCAGACGGCGGGCATCGGCGCCGGTCAGATGAACCGCCGCGACAGCGCCCGCATCGCCGCCATCCGCGCCAAGGAGGCGGGAGAAGCCAAGGGCCTGGCCCGTTCGTTGGCGGAAGGTTCGGCCTGCGCTTCGGAAGCCTTCTTCCCATTCGCCGACGGCTTGTTGGAAGCTGTCGCTGCGGGCGCTACGGCGGTGATCCAGCCGGGCGGCTCCATGCGCGACGCCGAGGTCATCGCCGCCGCCGACGAGAAGGGCATCGCCATGGCCTTCACCGGCGTACGGGTCTTCCGGCACTGA
- a CDS encoding dienelactone hydrolase family protein, producing MTVLNRPEGQTPEDLKLSRRSLGALGGLLFSGYAVAALAKEAKPITTEAAGLTAETVTYAAPDGFDLPAYVARPQGAGPFPVVIVVSEIFGVHEYIRDICRRLAKQGYAAIAPAFFNRVEDPAPLSDMQRIMQIVGAAGYEQVMGDLSATLEWVSQQGWARDGKVGITGFCWGGKVVWQAAARFSVIGAGVAWYGRLAPAPEATPAQVSAGQPWPVDLADDLKAPVLGLYGGQDQGIPMDSVERMRQALARAGQTGSRIVVYPNAPHGFHADYRSSYVEADARDGWSKLLETFDKTLKN from the coding sequence ATGACTGTGCTGAACCGTCCCGAAGGCCAGACCCCCGAAGATCTGAAGCTGAGCCGACGAAGCCTGGGCGCGCTGGGTGGATTACTGTTCTCCGGCTACGCCGTGGCCGCCCTGGCCAAGGAGGCCAAGCCGATCACGACCGAGGCGGCGGGCCTGACTGCCGAGACCGTCACCTATGCCGCACCCGACGGGTTCGACCTGCCCGCCTATGTCGCGCGCCCGCAAGGGGCGGGGCCCTTCCCTGTGGTCATCGTGGTGTCCGAGATTTTCGGCGTTCACGAATACATCCGCGACATCTGCCGCCGGCTGGCCAAACAGGGCTATGCCGCTATTGCGCCCGCCTTCTTCAACCGGGTGGAGGACCCGGCGCCCCTGTCGGACATGCAGCGGATCATGCAGATCGTCGGGGCGGCCGGCTACGAGCAGGTGATGGGCGACCTGTCTGCGACGCTGGAATGGGTCAGCCAGCAGGGCTGGGCCAGGGACGGCAAGGTCGGGATCACCGGCTTCTGCTGGGGCGGCAAGGTGGTTTGGCAGGCGGCGGCCCGGTTCAGCGTCATCGGCGCGGGCGTGGCCTGGTACGGTCGATTGGCGCCGGCCCCCGAGGCGACCCCGGCCCAGGTCTCGGCCGGCCAACCTTGGCCGGTCGATCTGGCCGACGACCTCAAGGCGCCGGTTCTGGGTCTGTACGGCGGTCAGGACCAGGGCATCCCAATGGACAGCGTCGAACGGATGCGTCAGGCTCTGGCGCGCGCCGGCCAGACCGGCAGCCGGATCGTGGTCTATCCCAATGCGCCGCACGGTTTTCATGCCGACTATCGCTCAAGCTACGTCGAGGCGGACGCCCGCGACGGCTGGTCCAAACTGCTGGAGACCTTCGACAAAACTTTAAAGAATTAG
- a CDS encoding S8 family serine peptidase has product MSSSEYLRNYGLADIKVQSAWQTGATGAGVTVAVVDSGIANTMPELEGRISSASTDVVVGRNTPYVGSSSHGTRVSGVIASNFNGFGTIGVAYQSTILSIRADISDCKDKDDKVCFASSDLVRALDYAVTNGVKIINMSLGGDGRLGSAFEAALLRAVSSGAVIVASSGNDGEANPGWPARYAVDPRFAGGVIAVGSHGATDIMSSFSNKAGDTASAYISAPGEEVVTGCEDTSCWRVSGTSFSAPHVSGALALLMQAFPNLSARQALAILVDTARDAGDPGTDIVYGRGLLDLANAFRPTGTTSTPMADGGAIKTSIEPGGFIGGAFGDAFGRQSALNTVLYDAYDRMFAVQLGGAYPTAPSRSYQPAPFEQNQTATTSLSLPGGGRLNLVAAQPGPAPEPIAPRHDLYNAPWMGDEPRQEAMLNLESGRLSFSAWQGRGGAVSPFGGSAGDGFSALAQADHAVRGAMRFGAVTVSAESGGGDRRMPLRRVEQDASTYNRASIGWRGADGGLSFSVGALDERLGPLGAFLPGGSDFALPSRTAFYALGGDWTLTPGLRLIGEAGLGSTRIEGRFLSMDRAAISSNWRLGLLSGCSILCDRISFTLAQPLRIESGGFSAYLADVPTDYFDPLTYSRRSFSAAPSGRQIDFILGGERDVWDGSSVTLQAVATREPRHVADAAPEFALIGGWRRRF; this is encoded by the coding sequence ATGTCGTCGAGCGAATATCTCCGCAACTACGGCCTGGCCGACATCAAGGTTCAGTCGGCCTGGCAGACGGGCGCGACGGGGGCGGGGGTCACGGTCGCGGTGGTCGATTCCGGCATCGCCAACACCATGCCGGAGTTGGAGGGGAGGATTTCCAGCGCCTCGACCGATGTCGTCGTGGGTCGCAACACCCCCTATGTCGGATCCAGCAGCCACGGCACGCGGGTTTCGGGCGTCATCGCCTCCAACTTCAATGGCTTCGGCACGATCGGCGTGGCCTATCAGTCGACCATCCTGTCCATCCGCGCCGACATTTCCGACTGCAAGGACAAGGACGACAAGGTCTGTTTCGCCAGTTCGGACCTGGTGCGGGCCCTCGACTACGCCGTGACCAACGGGGTGAAGATCATCAATATGTCGTTGGGCGGAGACGGGCGGCTGGGTTCGGCCTTCGAGGCCGCCCTGCTGCGCGCCGTCAGTTCGGGCGCGGTGATCGTGGCGTCGTCCGGCAATGATGGAGAGGCCAATCCGGGCTGGCCCGCACGCTATGCCGTCGATCCGCGCTTCGCCGGCGGCGTCATCGCCGTGGGGTCGCATGGCGCAACCGACATCATGTCCAGCTTCTCCAACAAGGCCGGCGACACCGCCTCGGCCTATATCTCCGCGCCGGGCGAGGAGGTCGTCACCGGCTGTGAGGACACGTCATGCTGGCGCGTGAGCGGCACCTCCTTTTCGGCCCCGCATGTGTCCGGCGCCCTGGCCCTGCTGATGCAGGCCTTCCCCAATCTGAGCGCGCGACAGGCCCTGGCCATTCTGGTCGATACGGCGCGCGACGCCGGCGATCCGGGGACCGACATCGTCTATGGGCGCGGTCTGCTGGACCTGGCCAACGCCTTCCGGCCGACGGGAACGACCTCGACGCCCATGGCGGATGGAGGCGCGATCAAGACGTCCATCGAGCCGGGCGGCTTCATCGGCGGCGCCTTCGGGGACGCCTTCGGCCGTCAGAGCGCGCTGAACACGGTGCTGTACGACGCCTATGATCGGATGTTCGCCGTCCAGCTGGGCGGGGCCTATCCCACGGCGCCCAGCCGCTCCTATCAGCCTGCGCCGTTCGAACAGAACCAGACGGCGACCACCAGCCTGTCCCTGCCCGGCGGCGGGCGACTGAACCTGGTGGCGGCCCAGCCGGGCCCGGCGCCCGAGCCGATCGCGCCGCGTCACGATCTCTATAATGCGCCCTGGATGGGCGACGAGCCGCGCCAGGAGGCCATGCTGAACCTGGAGAGCGGGCGGCTGAGCTTCTCCGCCTGGCAGGGCCGGGGCGGGGCGGTCTCGCCCTTCGGCGGCTCGGCCGGCGACGGCTTTTCCGCCCTAGCCCAGGCCGACCACGCCGTGCGCGGCGCGATGCGGTTCGGGGCCGTGACGGTCTCGGCCGAAAGCGGGGGCGGGGATCGGCGGATGCCTTTGCGCCGGGTCGAGCAGGACGCCTCCACCTACAACCGGGCCTCCATCGGTTGGCGCGGCGCGGACGGCGGCCTGTCGTTCAGCGTCGGCGCCCTGGACGAACGGCTGGGGCCCTTGGGCGCCTTCCTGCCCGGCGGATCGGACTTCGCCCTGCCGTCGCGGACGGCCTTCTATGCGCTAGGCGGCGACTGGACCCTGACGCCCGGCCTGCGCCTGATCGGAGAGGCGGGGCTGGGATCGACCCGGATCGAGGGACGGTTCCTGTCGATGGACCGTGCGGCGATCAGTTCGAACTGGCGACTGGGGCTGCTGAGCGGATGTTCGATCCTGTGCGACCGGATCAGCTTCACCCTGGCCCAGCCGCTGCGGATCGAGAGTGGCGGTTTCTCGGCCTATCTGGCCGATGTGCCGACCGATTATTTCGACCCGCTGACCTATTCGCGGCGCAGCTTCTCGGCGGCGCCCAGCGGTCGTCAGATCGACTTCATCCTGGGCGGCGAACGCGATGTGTGGGACGGATCCAGCGTGACGCTTCAGGCCGTGGCCACCCGCGAGCCGCGCCATGTCGCCGACGCCGCGCCGGAGTTCGCCCTGATCGGAGGATGGCGGCGCCGGTTCTGA
- the grpE gene encoding nucleotide exchange factor GrpE, protein MSDKPLNDDINALDAEATDTNAEHGLDAHPAKDGGGDLAPLDAVIAERDEWKDRALRVAADMENLKRRAETQQNDARAFAIQRFAKDLLGVADNLERALMAAPKDADGPAAGLVTGLELTQKALLQAFETNGLKRVAPEAGETFNPHLHQAMMEQPSDTVPGGTVIQTMQSGFELFGRTVRPAMVIVAAKGSGAQAPNPYGSAPASDGQAFDGKA, encoded by the coding sequence GTGAGCGACAAACCCCTGAACGACGACATCAACGCCCTGGACGCCGAGGCGACGGACACCAATGCCGAACACGGTCTGGACGCTCATCCTGCAAAGGATGGGGGCGGTGACCTGGCCCCGCTGGACGCGGTGATCGCCGAGCGCGACGAGTGGAAGGACCGCGCCCTGCGCGTCGCCGCTGACATGGAGAACCTGAAGCGCCGCGCCGAGACGCAGCAGAACGACGCCCGCGCCTTCGCCATCCAGCGCTTCGCCAAGGATCTGCTGGGCGTCGCCGACAATCTGGAACGCGCCCTGATGGCCGCGCCCAAGGACGCGGACGGCCCGGCCGCCGGTCTGGTCACGGGACTGGAGCTGACCCAGAAGGCCTTGCTGCAGGCGTTCGAGACCAATGGCCTGAAGCGCGTGGCGCCGGAAGCGGGCGAGACCTTCAATCCCCACCTGCATCAGGCCATGATGGAACAGCCGTCCGACACCGTGCCCGGCGGCACGGTGATCCAGACCATGCAGTCCGGCTTCGAACTGTTCGGCCGCACCGTGCGCCCCGCCATGGTGATCGTCGCCGCCAAGGGTTCGGGCGCCCAGGCCCCTAATCCCTATGGATCGGCCCCCGCCTCGGACGGCCAGGCCTTCGACGGCAAGGCCTGA
- the hrcA gene encoding heat-inducible transcriptional repressor HrcA encodes MYAPKSPPFDAGQSLAGLAGLDARARDIFRRIVESYLETGEPVGSRTLSLGGVALSPASIRNTMQDLTLAGLLAAPHTSAGRIPTHAGLRLFVDGLLEVGDLTAEERREIDGRLAGRGRNFDSALDEASNLLSGLAGGAGVVSSPVRDAGVKHVEFVALGPDQALAVIVADDGTVENRIMALSAGVTPSTLQEASNFLNARLRGRPFADAKREMTQELQAARRELDQTAARLVEDGLAAWSGGPDRERALIVRGRANLLQDREGLADLERVRVLFDDLEQKEQLIGLLDGVDAAQGVRIFIGAETRLFSLSGSAVIAAPYMSGRQRVLGAIGVIGPARLNYARVIPLVDYTARVLGRMLDGNET; translated from the coding sequence CTGTATGCCCCGAAAAGCCCGCCGTTCGACGCGGGCCAGTCCCTTGCCGGGCTGGCCGGGCTGGATGCGCGCGCCCGCGACATCTTCCGCCGCATCGTCGAGAGCTATCTGGAGACCGGCGAGCCGGTCGGCTCGCGCACCCTGTCGCTGGGCGGGGTGGCCCTGTCGCCGGCCTCGATCCGCAACACCATGCAGGATCTGACGCTGGCGGGCCTGCTGGCCGCGCCCCACACCTCGGCCGGGCGGATTCCGACCCATGCGGGCCTGCGCCTGTTCGTCGATGGCCTGCTGGAGGTCGGCGACCTGACCGCCGAGGAGCGGCGCGAGATCGACGGGCGTCTGGCCGGACGCGGACGCAACTTCGACTCCGCTCTGGACGAGGCGTCCAACCTCCTGTCCGGTCTGGCGGGCGGCGCAGGCGTGGTGTCCAGCCCTGTGCGCGATGCGGGGGTCAAGCACGTCGAGTTCGTGGCCCTGGGCCCGGACCAGGCCCTGGCGGTCATCGTCGCCGACGACGGTACGGTCGAGAATCGGATCATGGCCCTGTCAGCCGGCGTCACGCCATCGACGCTGCAGGAGGCGTCCAATTTCCTGAACGCCCGTCTGCGCGGCCGACCCTTCGCCGACGCCAAGCGCGAGATGACTCAAGAGCTTCAGGCCGCCCGCCGCGAGCTGGACCAGACCGCCGCTAGACTGGTCGAGGACGGCCTGGCGGCCTGGTCGGGCGGCCCGGATCGTGAGCGCGCCCTGATCGTGCGCGGCCGCGCCAATCTGCTGCAGGACCGCGAGGGGCTGGCCGATCTGGAGCGGGTGCGGGTCCTGTTCGACGATCTGGAGCAGAAGGAACAGCTGATCGGCCTTCTGGACGGGGTGGATGCGGCGCAGGGCGTGCGCATCTTCATCGGGGCTGAAACGCGCTTGTTTTCACTTTCGGGTTCCGCCGTGATCGCGGCGCCCTATATGAGCGGTCGACAGCGGGTCCTGGGCGCCATCGGCGTCATCGGCCCCGCACGACTGAACTACGCCCGTGTCATTCCGTTGGTGGACTATACCGCCCGGGTGCTGGGCCGGATGCTGGACGGGAACGAGACGTGA
- the rph gene encoding ribonuclease PH translates to MRHSQRTDDQMRLVTIETGVNRYAEGSCLIGFGHTKVLVTASVEESIPGWMRGKGQGWVTAEYGMLPRATHTRGRREAAVGKQTGRTQEIQRLIGRSLRAVVNLKALGERQVVLDCDVIQADGGTRTAAITGAWVAMASALNYLRDEGVLKADPILDQVAAVSCGVCDGVPVLDLDYEEDSQAEADSNFVLTGAGQIVEIQATGEKRGFTRAEFDRLFALAEVGCGELFALQKAALAVVKR, encoded by the coding sequence ATGCGCCATTCGCAACGCACCGACGACCAGATGCGTCTCGTGACCATCGAGACGGGGGTCAACCGCTACGCCGAGGGCTCGTGCCTGATCGGCTTCGGGCACACCAAGGTCTTGGTGACGGCCTCGGTCGAGGAGAGCATTCCCGGCTGGATGCGCGGCAAGGGCCAGGGCTGGGTCACGGCCGAATACGGCATGCTGCCGCGCGCGACCCATACCCGCGGCCGGCGCGAAGCCGCCGTCGGCAAACAGACGGGCCGCACCCAGGAGATACAGCGGCTGATCGGCCGGTCCCTGCGCGCCGTGGTGAACCTGAAGGCGCTGGGCGAACGTCAGGTGGTGCTGGACTGCGACGTCATCCAGGCCGACGGCGGCACCCGCACCGCCGCCATCACCGGCGCCTGGGTCGCCATGGCCTCGGCCCTGAACTATCTGCGCGACGAAGGAGTGCTGAAGGCCGACCCCATCCTGGATCAGGTGGCCGCCGTCTCGTGCGGCGTGTGCGACGGCGTTCCGGTCCTGGACCTCGACTATGAAGAGGATTCCCAGGCCGAGGCGGATTCCAACTTCGTCCTGACCGGGGCGGGCCAGATCGTCGAGATCCAGGCGACGGGCGAGAAGCGGGGCTTCACCCGGGCCGAGTTCGACCGGCTGTTCGCCCTGGCCGAGGTCGGTTGCGGCGAGTTGTTCGCCCTGCAGAAGGCGGCCCTGGCGGTGGTGAAGCGATAA